The following are encoded together in the Lathyrus oleraceus cultivar Zhongwan6 chromosome 3, CAAS_Psat_ZW6_1.0, whole genome shotgun sequence genome:
- the LOC127126165 gene encoding small nuclear ribonucleoprotein SmD1b: protein MKLVRFLMKLNNETVSIELKNGTIVHGTITGVDISMNTHLKAVKLTLKGKNPVTLDHLSVRGNNIRYYILPDSLNLETLLVEEAPRVKPKKPTAGGKPLGRGRGRGRGRGRGRGR, encoded by the exons ATGAAGCTCGTTAG GTTTCTCATGAAGTTGAACAACGAAACTGTCTCAATCGAGTTAAAGAATGGTACTATTGTTCACGGCACCATTACAG GTGTTGATATTAGTATGAATACACATTTGAAAGCCGTTAAACTAACCCTAAAGGGGAAAAATCCTGTTACTCTAGATCATCTCAGTGTGAGAGGCAACAACATTCGTTACTATATCCTTCCTGACAGCTTAAATCTGGAAACTTTACTGGTTGAAGAGGCTCCTAGGGTCAAGCCTAAGAAGCCAACTGCTG GGGGAAAGCCGTTGGGGCGAGGACGGGGGAGAGGACGTGGACGCGGTCGTGGCCGTGGCCGTTAA
- the LOC127126164 gene encoding outer envelope membrane protein 7 encodes MSDRKKMGKAKEAVVVAGALAFVWLAIELAFKPFLSQTRDSIDKSDPTRDPDDAPPPPPPETDAGDADKDD; translated from the coding sequence ATGAGCGATAGAAAGAAAATGGGAAAGGCGAAAGAAGCGGTTGTGGTGGCGGGTGCCCTAGCATTTGTCTGGCTCGCTATTGAACTCGCTTTCAAACCCTTCCTTTCTCAGACCCGTGACTCCATCGACAAATCCGACCCGACCCGGGATCCTGACGATgctcctcctcctcctcctcctgAAACTGACGCCGGAGATGCCGACAAAGACGACTGA